The following nucleotide sequence is from Brockia lithotrophica.
GCGCCCCGAAGTCCCGGCGTTCCGCGGCCTCAGCGAGTAGGCGCGTAACGGCTTCGTGGCGCGCGGCGAGTTCCCGGACCTTCTCCCACATCTCCTCCACCTCCTCCGTCCGCTGCTGGGAAACGCGATCAAGGGCCGATACGATAAAGTGGGCCAAGGCGACGCCCTGACCCACCCCCTGCAGCCTGCGCGAAGATTCTCCTTCCCACCCGCCGAAAGAACTCCACAAAAAGTTCCGGCGGGAAGCGCCCTCCCCGGAGCGTCGAAGTAGAGCGCGCGGGGATCCTCCCCGCGCCGCACGCGCTCGGCGAGAGCTTCGATCCGACGCACCACGTCCGTGCCACGCGCAGATCCCTCTTCACAGACAGCCTCCTCCCGTCCCTAGGGTGGACGGGAGGAGGAAGTTTACGCGGGATAGGCCGTCAGGAGAGGTTGTAGCGCTTCTTGAACCGCTCGATGCGGCCGCCGGTGTCTACGTACTTCTGCTTGCCCGTGAAAAACGGATGGCATGCGGAACAAATTTCCACGTGGATCTCCTTCTTCGTCGATCCCGTGCGAAACGTATTCCCGCACGCGCAGATCACCACGGCATCCTCGTAAAACTCCGGATGGATGCCCTTCTTCATCCTCTTCACCTCGCCCTTCCGCCGGTCACACACGGGGGCATTCTACCACGAAAGTACGTGCGGACTCAAGGCGAAGCACGGGCGGACAGGGACGAGAAAATCCCTCAGGGGAGAAAGGCGAGCGGGTTTTGTGGCGTCTTTTGGTAGCGCACCTCGAAGTGGAGGTGCACGCCGGTGGCGTTCCCCGTCTGTCCCATCCTGCCGATCGGATCCCCCGCCCGGACGAGCTGCCCTATCCGGACGTACCGCTGGGCGAGGTGGGCGTAGTACGTCTCGTATTCCCCTTCGTGCCGCAGGATCACGAGATTCCCGTAGCCGCCATTCGTTCCCGAAAAGACGACTACGCCGGAACGGCCGGCCAAAATCGTGTGGTCGCCGCGGGCGCTCACGAGATCCACCCCGAAGTGGACCCCACCTCCTCGGGGGCCGAAAGGGCTCGTGATGAGCGGGGCGCGCACCGGCCAGAGAAAGCGCGGCTTCTCCGTCGCCGCCCGCGGACCTACCCGCGCTTCGGCGGCGACGAGCGGAACGACTGCGACGCGTTCCTTTGGGGTGGCGGCGAGCTGCGCCCGCTCGCGAAACGCGCGGGCGGTGGGAGAGGTCGAGACGGCGGAAACGAGAGGGGCAGGCTGCTCCAGGGACCCTTCCGCGGCGTGGCGGGGAGGCTCTCCCGAAACGTCTTGGACGAAAAGGCCCACGGTCCTCCCTCCCCTACGCAACGTTCTTTTCCCTTCCATCCAGGTTATGCACGAAGGGGAGGGGCGAATCCGCAAAAGCTACGCCTCCCTCTCCGTCCCGTGGGGGACGAAGTCCTTGATCACGAGGCTCGGCTTCTGCCCGAGGCGGTGTTCTGCATCCACGAAGCGCACGGTACCGGTTTTCGCGCGCATGACCACGGAATGGGTAATCGCCGTCGATCCGGTAAAGCGAACGCCTCGCAAGAGCTCGCCGTCCGTAACCCCCGTCGCGGCGAAGATCGCGTCGTCGCCCCGAACGAGGTCGTCGAGGTAGAGGACGCGGTCGGGGTTGTCGATCCCCATCTCCCGCAAGCGCCGAAGCTCCGTCTCGTTTTGCGGCTTGAGACGGCCCATCATGTCGCCTCCCATGCACTTCAGCGCCACGGCGGCGATCACCCCTTCCGGCGCGCCGCCGATTCCCACGAGCATGTCGATCCCCGTATGGGAAAAGGCGGTGCTGATCGCGCCGGCGACGTCGCCGTCGGGGATGAGCTTGATGCGCGCCCCGGCTTCTCGGATGCGGGCGATGAGCTCTTCGTGCCTCGGGCGGTCGAGGACGACGACCACGACGTCCTCGACGTCCTTCCCCTTGGCCTTCGCCACGGCCCGAAGGTTTTCTTCGATGGGACGGTCGATGTGGACGTACCCTTTGGCCTCGGGACCGACGGCGATCTTGTCCATGTACATGTCGGGAGCGTGGAGAAGATTCCCGCGATCGGCAATGGCCACGACGGTGATCGCGTTCCACAAACCCTTGGCGACGATGTTCGTCCCCTCGAGCGGGTCGACGGCCACGTCTACCTTCGGGTGACCCGGCCCGCGAATCCCCAAAGGCTCACCGATGTAGAGCATCGGCGCTTCGTCGAGCTCCCCTTCGCCGATCACGACGACGCCGTCCATGGGAACCGTGTCAAACATGGCGCGCATTGCCGTCGTCGCCGCGTCGTCCGCCTCGTTTTTCTTTCCCCGACCCATCCAGCGCGCTGCGGCAATGGCCGCCGCCTCCGTCACGCGGACGAGTTCCAACGTCAAGCTCCGGTCCACGGCCTCTCCCCCCTGCTTCCTTCCCTGCGCGGATTTTCTCCATGCGAGATGCGAAAGGTCGCGCTCCCAAACGGAGCGCGACGCTCGTTCGCAGCCGATCGTCGGATTTCACACCCTGCCGGACGAGCCGAAGAGGCGCATCTTCGCCTTCACCACGGCCTTAATCGCCTCGCGCCCGGGTCCCAGGTACTTTCGCGGGTCGTAGAGATCGGGTTGCTCCGCGAGTACGCGGCGGACGGCTTCTGTCATCGCCTGCATGTTTTCCGTGTTGATGTTTACCTTACCCACGCCAACCTCGATCGCCCGCCGAATCTGGTCGTCGGGTACGCCAGACGCGCCGTGCAGGACGACGGGCACGGGGATCTTTTCCGTGACGGCCTGGATGATGTGGTGGCGGATGTTCGGAACGCCCTTGTACACGCCGTGCGCCGTACCTACGGAGAGGGCGAGGGCGTCAACCCCCGTCTCTTCGTAGAAGCGGATCCCGTCTTCGGGACGGGCGAGGAGCTCCTCTTCGTTCGTGATCTCGTCTTCCGTCCCGCCGATCGCACCGACTTCCCCTTCCACGGAAACCCCCACTGCGCGGGCCATGCGCACGACGAGCTTGGTCTCGCGGATGTTCTCTTCAAGGGAGAGGTGGGATCCGTCAAACATGACGGAGGTAAACCCCGCCCGGATCGCCTGCGCGCACTGCTCGAAGCTCGTCCCGTGGTCAAGGTGCAGGACGACGGGCACGAATGTCCGTTCCGCGAGCGTCTTCGCGATCGCCACGGCGAGGTCCCACCCGCCCATGTACTTAATCGCACCTTGGCTCACGCCAAAAATGAGCGGCGAACGCTCTTCCTCCGCGGCCTCGACGATCGCCTGGGCAAATTCGAGGTTGTTCAGGTTGAACTGGCCGACGGCGAACTTCTCCTTGCGTGCGCGCTGCATGAGTTCCGTCATCGATACGAGCGGCATGAGGATCCCTCCTCACAATTGCTCGGCCCCACAGGGCCACACCGTGTATTATAGCAAAGAATTCGAAGAGGCGCCCCCTCGAAAACGGTCCAAAAGTTCCCTCAAATGCTCTATATCAAAAGGTTTTGCCAAGACCGCGTGCACTCCGAGGCGCTTCGCTTCTTCTTCGATGTCGCGCTCGCCATACGCCGTCATGAGAACTACGGGAAGGTGGGGATGGGTGTCGCGGATTTTCCGCAGGAGTTCCAGACCACTCATCCCCGGGAGCTTGACGTCGAGGAGGAGTAGGTCGGGTGGACCTTCCGAAAACTTTGCTAAGGCCTCGCGTGCGTTCCCGGCCAGCACAACCTGGAATCCCTGCTGCTTGACAACTTCCGCGAGCAAAGCGCGAATCCCGACCTGATCGTCGACGACCATCACGCGCATTTCCACAACCCCCCGGAGGAAAATCTCCCGGCCCATCTCGACCTCGCTTTTCCATTATAAGACAAGTTGAGAGGAGGAAAGATTCGGATGGGAAGATGCGCAGGGAAACGCCAATACGTCGCCTCGAAAAGGGGAAAAACGAAAAGAGCCCGAGGCTTGCCTCGGACTCTCCGGACCGCCTAGCGGAGCGTCGTCCGCGCGCGCGCCTTGACGGCCGCTCCGATAAAGGCGAGGAAGAGGGGATGGGGACGCGTGGGCCGGGAAGCGAACTCTGGGTAGAACTGAACGGCGACGAACCACGGGTGTCCCTCGAAACGGAAACCCAAGAGGTACTCGCGCCCTTCGCTCCACGCCTCGGGAAGACCTCCCCGGCGTCCGAGTTCTTCGGCCCAGTGAAACGGTACCCCCTCTCGGTGCCGCATGCGCTCTTCTATGCGTTCTTTCCCGTAGATTTCCGAAAGCATCCCCCGAGGGGCGAGTTCCACGGGCCGCGCGCCCACCCAGCCGTATCCCGGAAGGGAGGCGCTCATAGGCAAGACTCCCTCTCCGGCGGGGCGCTCGGAACCCCAAACGCCCAAAACCTCGCGCAAGGCCACGGGAAAGCCGTATCCCAAGGCGAGAAAGGGAATCCCCGCGCGGCGCGCGTAGCGAGAGGCAAGCGCCTTGCCGTCCTCTTCACGGTCGTCCCACGTCCCCGGAAGGACGAGGGCGTCGAGTCTCCCGAGACGCGCGTCCGGGGAGACGCGTTTGAGCTCCCGAGCGTCGACCCAGTCGATTTCCAGCGCGACGCCGTGGGCAATGGCCGCATGGCGCAAGGCCTCCACCAGGCTTAGGTAGGCGTCGTGGAGGGCGACAAACTCCCCTACGATCCCCACGCGGACCGCGCCCGAAAGGCGCGCCACGCGGTCCACGACCTCTTCCCACGCGGAAAGGTCCGCCGGCGGGAGGGAGAGGCCGAAACGCTCGACTACGATGCGGTCCAAACCTTCCGTCCGGAGGCGAAGGGGAACTTCGTACGGCGTGGCGACGTCCAGGTTTTCGATCACCGCCTCCGTCTCGATGTCGCTGAAGAGGGCGATCTTTTCCCGCACGTCCCGGGGAAGCGGCTGCTCCGTACGGCAGACGATGGCGTTGGGCTGAATCCCGATGCTCCGGAGTTCCTTCACGCTGTGCTGCGTGGGCTTCGTCTTGAGCTCCCCCGCGGCCTTGAGGTAGGGGACGAGCGTGACGTGCACGTAGAAGACGCGGTTGCGTCCGACGTCGTGTCGAACTTGCCGGATGGCTTCGAGAAAGGGGAGAGACTCGATGTCTCCCACCGTACCCCCGATCTCCACGATGAGGACATCGGCCTCAGATTGCTTGGCCAAACCGTACACGTGGTCCTTGATCGCATTCGTGACGTGCGGGATCACCTGGACGGTGGCGCCCCCGTACACGCCCCGGCGCTCGTTGTCGATGACCTCTTGGTAAATGCGGCCTGCCGTGACGCTCGAACGGCGCGTGAGGGCCACGTCGATGAAGCGCTCGTAGTGACCGAGATCGAGGTCCGTCTCGCCCCCGTCCACGGTCACGAACACTTCGCCGTGCTGGTAGGGGCTCATCGTGCTCGGATCGACGTTGATGTACGGATCGAACTTCATGATCGCCACGCGGAGCCCGCGTGCCTTGAGGAGAAGCCCGAGCGAAGCCGCCGTAATTCCCTTGCCCAGCGAGGACGCCACGCCTCCTGTGACAAAGACATAGCGCGTCATCGTGCAAAACCCCTTCGACCCGTTTTCCCCCGCGGGTTTGTCCTCCCCTTCGCCTCTGAACCCCGCACACGACCTGAGCCGCACACTCGACAAATTCTAGACCGGGCGCGTGTGAGCGTCAAGGGGTTTCGTCTTCCCCCTCGAGCTCCCCGTCTTCCTCATCGGGAAGCGGAAGCTCTTCGTCGAGCGGTTCCTCGGCAACGAGGAGCTCCTTTTCCAGGTCCTCGAGCACGGCCTCGCCGCCTTCTTCGTCAAGCCCCAAGGGAAGGAGGTCCTCTTCTTCCGCTTCGAGGAGGTCTTCCTCGAGTTCCTCCTCTTCTTCGAAGGTGGGGATGAGCTCTTCGTACTTATCAAAGGGATACCAGTCCTTGAGTCCCCACTGACCCCCTCCCACGTGTACGAAACGGCCGTCAACGTTCAAAGAGGTGTAGAGCTGCGCCATACGGGCGACGTCGTCAGGTGCGTACCCTTTTTGCGCGAGAACGCGGGCGGCGATCTCCTCGAACGGCATGGGTTCGTGTTGGGCGAGGTTCGCCAAAAGGCGATACGCCAACTCGACCATCGGCGTCTCGCGGATGTACTCCTCCCCCCAATCCATCCTCATCCCTCCCGAACGGGAATCGATGTACCCATTCTAGTCCAAAAGCACACCGGTATCCTCTCCGCGCGCGCTCGAGCTACATCCCACGGCGACGGTCGTCTCCTCCGGGAAAAAAGAGGAAGAGGAGCTCGCGCACCGCTTTGGCC
It contains:
- a CDS encoding ribosomal protein L31p — translated: MKRMKKGIHPEFYEDAVVICACGNTFRTGSTKKEIHVEICSACHPFFTGKQKYVDTGGRIERFKKRYNLS
- a CDS encoding metalloendopeptidase — its product is MGLFVQDVSGEPPRHAAEGSLEQPAPLVSAVSTSPTARAFRERAQLAATPKERVAVVPLVAAEARVGPRAATEKPRFLWPVRAPLITSPFGPRGGGVHFGVDLVSARGDHTILAGRSGVVVFSGTNGGYGNLVILRHEGEYETYYAHLAQRYVRIGQLVRAGDPIGRMGQTGNATGVHLHFEVRYQKTPQNPLAFLP
- a CDS encoding Fructose-1,6-bisphosphatase, GlpX type encodes the protein MDRSLTLELVRVTEAAAIAAARWMGRGKKNEADDAATTAMRAMFDTVPMDGVVVIGEGELDEAPMLYIGEPLGIRGPGHPKVDVAVDPLEGTNIVAKGLWNAITVVAIADRGNLLHAPDMYMDKIAVGPEAKGYVHIDRPIEENLRAVAKAKGKDVEDVVVVVLDRPRHEELIARIREAGARIKLIPDGDVAGAISTAFSHTGIDMLVGIGGAPEGVIAAVALKCMGGDMMGRLKPQNETELRRLREMGIDNPDRVLYLDDLVRGDDAIFAATGVTDGELLRGVRFTGSTAITHSVVMRAKTGTVRFVDAEHRLGQKPSLVIKDFVPHGTEREA
- a CDS encoding Fructose-bisphosphate aldolase class II is translated as MPLVSMTELMQRARKEKFAVGQFNLNNLEFAQAIVEAAEEERSPLIFGVSQGAIKYMGGWDLAVAIAKTLAERTFVPVVLHLDHGTSFEQCAQAIRAGFTSVMFDGSHLSLEENIRETKLVVRMARAVGVSVEGEVGAIGGTEDEITNEEELLARPEDGIRFYEETGVDALALSVGTAHGVYKGVPNIRHHIIQAVTEKIPVPVVLHGASGVPDDQIRRAIEVGVGKVNINTENMQAMTEAVRRVLAEQPDLYDPRKYLGPGREAIKAVVKAKMRLFGSSGRV
- a CDS encoding Sporulation initiation phosphotransferase (Spo0F), translated to MGREIFLRGVVEMRVMVVDDQVGIRALLAEVVKQQGFQVVLAGNAREALAKFSEGPPDLLLLDVKLPGMSGLELLRKIRDTHPHLPVVLMTAYGERDIEEEAKRLGVHAVLAKPFDIEHLRELLDRFRGGASSNSLL
- a CDS encoding CTP synthase, with the translated sequence MRLRSCAGFRGEGEDKPAGENGSKGFCTMTRYVFVTGGVASSLGKGITAASLGLLLKARGLRVAIMKFDPYINVDPSTMSPYQHGEVFVTVDGGETDLDLGHYERFIDVALTRRSSVTAGRIYQEVIDNERRGVYGGATVQVIPHVTNAIKDHVYGLAKQSEADVLIVEIGGTVGDIESLPFLEAIRQVRHDVGRNRVFYVHVTLVPYLKAAGELKTKPTQHSVKELRSIGIQPNAIVCRTEQPLPRDVREKIALFSDIETEAVIENLDVATPYEVPLRLRTEGLDRIVVERFGLSLPPADLSAWEEVVDRVARLSGAVRVGIVGEFVALHDAYLSLVEALRHAAIAHGVALEIDWVDARELKRVSPDARLGRLDALVLPGTWDDREEDGKALASRYARRAGIPFLALGYGFPVALREVLGVWGSERPAGEGVLPMSASLPGYGWVGARPVELAPRGMLSEIYGKERIEERMRHREGVPFHWAEELGRRGGLPEAWSEGREYLLGFRFEGHPWFVAVQFYPEFASRPTRPHPLFLAFIGAAVKARARTTLR
- a CDS encoding DNA-directed RNA polymerase delta subunit, with product MDWGEEYIRETPMVELAYRLLANLAQHEPMPFEEIAARVLAQKGYAPDDVARMAQLYTSLNVDGRFVHVGGGQWGLKDWYPFDKYEELIPTFEEEEELEEDLLEAEEEDLLPLGLDEEGGEAVLEDLEKELLVAEEPLDEELPLPDEEDGELEGEDETP